A genomic stretch from Empedobacter stercoris includes:
- a CDS encoding c-type cytochrome: MKSNKIVASLGTAALMFSIFSFTTSRQIDTGKAIATSEWKNLKVLPQNISEDSLKGLMRGYNDALGVKCNFCHAANPETGKLDFSSDAKKEKEFARHMIVMTREINAKNFNWENANNPEMINVVTCIMCHRGNESPTKSLKETAEVKSVTEVTKPLKDAVKK, from the coding sequence ATGAAATCGAATAAAATTGTAGCTTCTTTGGGAACAGCAGCTTTGATGTTTAGTATTTTTTCTTTTACAACTTCTCGTCAAATTGATACAGGAAAAGCAATTGCAACTTCTGAATGGAAAAATTTAAAAGTTTTACCACAAAATATTTCTGAAGATAGTTTGAAAGGTTTGATGCGTGGATATAATGATGCCTTAGGCGTAAAATGTAATTTTTGCCATGCGGCGAATCCTGAAACAGGAAAGTTAGATTTTTCGAGCGATGCAAAAAAAGAGAAAGAATTTGCTCGTCATATGATTGTAATGACACGCGAAATAAACGCTAAAAATTTCAACTGGGAAAATGCAAATAATCCTGAAATGATTAATGTTGTAACATGTATCATGTGTCACAGAGGAAACGAAAGTCCTACAAAATCATTGAAAGAAACAGCTGAAGTAAAAAGTGTAACGGAAGTTACGAA
- the rlmF gene encoding 23S rRNA (adenine(1618)-N(6))-methyltransferase RlmF, with the protein MDTPEKKSKLKKLHSRNRHLAPYNFEKLCAIHPALSKYIKPNKENEPTINFSDREAVKALNKALLKTYYDIDYWELPKDNLCPPIPGRADYIHYIADILGEGFDGVIPRGKDVRVLDIGVGANCIYPIIGNHEYDWNFVGAELDYASFKNAEEIVKKNTRLRNKVEIRMQFNPNNIFKNIIKQGEKFDITICNPPFFRSNQEVMEQTMRKLKNLGQKSDQKPIQNFGGNNSELWCRGGERLFITKMIKESTDFKHQVKWFTTLVSKKENVRILEGILKREKVRDYRIVNMQQGNKVSRLLVWRF; encoded by the coding sequence ATGGATACTCCCGAAAAAAAGAGTAAATTAAAAAAATTACATTCGCGCAATCGTCATTTAGCGCCCTATAATTTTGAGAAACTATGTGCTATTCATCCAGCACTTTCTAAATATATCAAACCAAATAAAGAGAACGAACCAACGATTAATTTTTCGGACAGAGAAGCAGTAAAAGCGTTAAACAAAGCTTTGTTAAAAACGTATTACGATATTGATTATTGGGAATTACCAAAAGATAACTTATGTCCACCTATCCCAGGTCGTGCAGATTATATTCATTATATCGCAGATATTTTGGGCGAAGGTTTTGATGGAGTAATTCCACGCGGAAAAGACGTAAGAGTTTTAGATATTGGAGTTGGTGCGAATTGTATTTATCCGATTATTGGAAATCACGAATATGATTGGAATTTTGTAGGAGCAGAATTGGATTATGCATCTTTCAAAAATGCGGAAGAAATCGTGAAGAAAAATACACGATTACGCAATAAAGTAGAGATAAGAATGCAATTTAATCCAAATAATATTTTTAAGAATATTATAAAACAAGGTGAAAAATTCGACATTACGATTTGTAATCCGCCATTTTTTAGATCAAATCAAGAAGTGATGGAACAAACCATGCGTAAATTGAAAAATTTAGGTCAAAAATCGGATCAAAAACCTATTCAAAACTTTGGTGGAAATAATTCAGAACTTTGGTGTAGAGGTGGAGAGCGTTTATTTATCACTAAAATGATTAAAGAAAGTACAGATTTCAAACATCAAGTAAAATGGTTTACAACTTTAGTTTCTAAGAAAGAGAATGTTCGAATTTTAGAAGGAATTTTGAAACGTGAAAAAGTAAGAGATTACAGAATTGTAAATATGCAACAAGGAAATAAAGTTTCTCGTTTGTTGGTTTGGAGATTTTAA
- a CDS encoding chaperone modulator CbpM — protein MKNITISVVQYCQYHQIEPQFLIDLYKNDLVVLHERNQEYFIEENDLKLIERFIQFHYDLGVNLEGLEVIHHLLKQIETLQKQLK, from the coding sequence ATGAAAAACATCACAATATCAGTTGTTCAATATTGTCAATATCATCAGATTGAACCTCAATTTTTAATTGATTTATACAAGAATGATTTAGTCGTTTTACACGAACGTAACCAAGAATATTTTATCGAAGAAAATGATTTGAAATTAATCGAACGATTTATTCAATTTCATTATGATTTAGGCGTTAATTTAGAAGGTTTAGAAGTGATTCATCATTTGTTGAAACAAATAGAAACATTACAAAAACAATTAAAATAA
- a CDS encoding DnaJ C-terminal domain-containing protein has protein sequence MAFIDYYTTLGLQKNASQDEIKKAYRKLARKYHPDLNPNNEEAAHKFKELNEANEVLSDPEKRKKYDKYGENWQHGEEYEKARQQHQQYQYSNRDFDGAEGFDDFDGYSDFFSSMFGREGRSRSTGYKGQDVNASLTLNLTDTLTSHKQTFAVNGKNIRITIPAGVEDGQTIKIKGHGGKGYNNGPNGDLYITFHIQNNTQFEVNGADLSTTVEVDMYDAILGGEVMIDTLSGKVKVPIKEGTENNKKVKLKGKGLPIYKKENQFGDLYVTFSVKIPTQLSVEEKELFEKLRSIKKV, from the coding sequence ATGGCTTTTATAGATTATTATACAACATTAGGTTTGCAAAAAAACGCATCACAAGATGAGATAAAAAAAGCGTATCGGAAATTGGCGCGTAAGTATCACCCTGATCTTAATCCCAATAATGAAGAAGCTGCACATAAATTTAAAGAATTAAACGAAGCAAACGAAGTGCTGAGCGATCCAGAAAAACGTAAAAAATACGATAAGTATGGGGAAAATTGGCAACATGGAGAAGAATATGAAAAAGCTCGTCAACAACATCAACAATATCAATATAGTAATAGAGATTTTGATGGAGCTGAAGGATTCGATGATTTTGATGGTTATTCAGATTTTTTTAGTTCGATGTTTGGACGCGAAGGTAGAAGCCGTTCAACAGGTTATAAAGGACAAGATGTAAATGCCAGTTTGACATTGAATTTGACAGATACGTTGACTTCTCACAAACAAACTTTCGCTGTAAATGGTAAAAATATTCGAATTACAATTCCTGCAGGTGTAGAAGATGGACAAACAATTAAGATAAAAGGTCATGGCGGGAAAGGCTATAACAATGGTCCGAATGGAGATTTGTATATCACATTTCATATTCAAAATAATACACAGTTTGAAGTGAATGGTGCGGATTTATCGACAACCGTTGAGGTGGATATGTACGACGCAATACTGGGAGGAGAAGTGATGATTGATACACTTTCTGGAAAAGTAAAAGTGCCAATTAAAGAAGGAACAGAAAATAATAAAAAGGTAAAATTGAAAGGAAAAGGTTTGCCAATTTATAAGAAAGAGAATCAGTTTGGAGATTTGTATGTGACATTTTCTGTCAAAATTCCGACGCAATTATCGGTCGAAGAGAAAGAATTATTCGAGAAATTACGTTCAATTAAAAAAGTATAA
- a CDS encoding ADP-ribosylglycohydrolase family protein, which translates to MNSRYFSKNILIGSAVADALGVPVEFKSRQDLQQNPITDMIGYGTYNMPPGTFSDDSSLMFCLAESLCNGYNVNDIAEKFQMWMHEGYWTADGEVFDVGITTRKAINRLRVVKHPSEAGSKEEGDNGNGSLMRILPLAVFTKDLSIEERFEIVKEVSSITHAHNRSILACVYYIEFALNTLDAENLEEAYLNTNFWLKLFLEENEIYKKELTYFDRILSGKLIDLKEDDINSTGYVIDSLEASIWCLLHTDSYKNCVLKAVNLGHDTDTTACIAGGIAGIFYGIETIPSHWIEQLARVNDILLLAKQLEEKYEF; encoded by the coding sequence ATGAATAGTAGATATTTTTCGAAAAATATATTAATTGGATCAGCCGTTGCTGATGCATTAGGAGTGCCAGTTGAGTTTAAAAGTAGGCAAGATTTACAGCAAAATCCAATAACAGATATGATAGGTTATGGAACTTACAATATGCCTCCCGGAACTTTTTCCGATGACAGCTCGTTGATGTTTTGTTTGGCCGAATCACTTTGTAATGGATACAATGTTAACGATATTGCAGAAAAATTTCAGATGTGGATGCACGAAGGTTACTGGACTGCTGACGGTGAAGTTTTTGATGTTGGAATTACGACAAGAAAAGCGATTAATCGCCTACGAGTAGTAAAACATCCAAGTGAAGCTGGTTCTAAAGAGGAAGGTGACAATGGAAATGGTTCGTTGATGCGCATTTTACCTTTGGCTGTTTTTACAAAAGATTTATCGATTGAAGAACGTTTCGAAATTGTAAAAGAAGTTTCGTCTATTACGCATGCACACAATCGTTCTATTTTAGCTTGTGTTTATTATATTGAATTTGCATTGAACACTTTGGATGCTGAAAATTTGGAAGAAGCATATTTGAATACTAATTTTTGGTTGAAATTATTTTTAGAAGAAAATGAAATCTATAAAAAAGAGCTTACATACTTTGATCGAATTTTAAGTGGAAAACTAATTGATCTAAAAGAAGATGATATAAATTCAACGGGTTATGTGATTGATAGTTTAGAAGCTTCTATTTGGTGTTTATTACATACCGATTCGTATAAAAACTGTGTTTTAAAAGCTGTTAATTTAGGACATGACACCGATACAACTGCATGTATTGCTGGCGGAATAGCCGGAATTTTTTATGGAATAGAAACTATACCTTCTCATTGGATCGAACAATTAGCTCGCGTAAATGATATTCTTCTTTTAGCAAAACAATTGGAAGAAAAGTACGAGTTTTAG
- a CDS encoding VF530 family protein — translation MESQKNNPLHGKRLDDIIEELIIYYGGWEGLGNQINIKCFNDNPSLKSSLKFLRKTDWARKKVEELYIKKIAK, via the coding sequence ATGGAAAGTCAAAAAAATAATCCATTACACGGAAAACGATTAGACGATATTATCGAAGAATTAATCATTTATTATGGTGGATGGGAAGGTTTAGGTAATCAAATAAACATCAAATGTTTTAATGATAATCCGAGTTTAAAATCTTCTTTAAAATTTCTTCGAAAAACAGATTGGGCACGAAAAAAAGTAGAAGAATTGTACATCAAAAAAATTGCAAAATAA
- the purD gene encoding phosphoribosylamine--glycine ligase, protein MNTKILIIGSGGREHAIGWKFAEDFKRKGQELELFFIPGNAGTAQIGTNVSVSSIEEMKDFAKENQIDLTFVGPEAELSEGIVDIFQKENLNVFGPHKDAAQLEASKAFAKDFMDQYGVKTAKYKNFQGPMLAIDYLKEQEYPIVVKASGLAAGKGVIICQDFDEAKQAVLDIMEDKTFGDAGNEVVIEEYLEGFEASILSFFNGKKIVPFVSAKDHKKIGEGETGLNTGGMGVIAPNPLFTDEHFKMFEEEIMEPTKCGLIKEGLEFAGVIFFGLMITTKGVYLLEYNLRMGDPETQTTLPLLENDLFDVVNKAIKGEDFDLNFKNQHACCVVMVSGGYPGNYDKGFEIRGLQNVTCPNFIAGAKLSEDQIVTSGGRVINVVGLGDTLEQARETAYENIKKVHFDYEYYRNDIGVIQ, encoded by the coding sequence ATGAACACAAAAATATTAATCATCGGTTCTGGTGGTCGCGAGCACGCAATTGGGTGGAAATTTGCTGAGGATTTCAAACGAAAAGGACAAGAATTAGAATTGTTCTTTATTCCAGGAAACGCAGGTACGGCGCAAATAGGTACGAATGTTTCAGTTTCTTCGATTGAAGAGATGAAGGATTTTGCAAAGGAAAATCAAATCGATTTAACTTTTGTAGGTCCAGAAGCAGAATTATCGGAAGGAATTGTTGATATTTTTCAGAAAGAAAATTTAAATGTTTTTGGACCACATAAAGATGCCGCTCAATTAGAAGCTTCTAAAGCTTTTGCGAAAGATTTTATGGATCAATATGGTGTGAAAACTGCGAAATATAAAAATTTTCAAGGACCAATGTTGGCGATTGATTATTTAAAAGAACAAGAATATCCAATTGTTGTAAAAGCTTCTGGTCTAGCTGCAGGAAAAGGTGTTATTATCTGTCAAGATTTCGATGAAGCTAAACAAGCTGTCTTAGATATTATGGAAGATAAAACCTTTGGAGATGCAGGAAATGAAGTGGTAATCGAAGAATATTTAGAAGGTTTTGAAGCGTCTATTTTATCTTTTTTCAATGGAAAGAAAATCGTTCCGTTTGTATCAGCAAAAGACCACAAAAAAATTGGTGAAGGAGAAACTGGTTTAAACACTGGTGGAATGGGCGTTATTGCTCCAAATCCATTGTTTACGGACGAGCATTTCAAAATGTTCGAAGAAGAAATTATGGAACCAACTAAATGTGGTTTGATCAAAGAAGGATTAGAGTTCGCCGGAGTAATTTTCTTTGGATTGATGATTACAACAAAAGGTGTTTATTTGTTAGAATATAACCTAAGAATGGGCGATCCAGAAACGCAAACAACTTTACCTTTATTAGAAAATGATTTATTTGATGTGGTTAACAAAGCAATTAAAGGTGAAGACTTTGACTTGAATTTCAAAAATCAACATGCATGTTGTGTAGTGATGGTTTCGGGCGGATACCCAGGGAATTATGACAAAGGTTTTGAGATTCGTGGTTTACAAAATGTAACTTGTCCTAATTTTATTGCAGGAGCCAAGTTGTCAGAAGATCAAATTGTGACTTCTGGCGGACGTGTAATTAATGTTGTTGGTTTAGGAGATACGTTAGAACAAGCACGAGAAACAGCTTATGAAAACATCAAGAAAGTACATTTTGATTACGAATATTACCGAAATGATATTGGAGTAATTCAATAA
- the purH gene encoding bifunctional phosphoribosylaminoimidazolecarboxamide formyltransferase/IMP cyclohydrolase — MQKQALISVSDKSNLLEFAKFLVEQDYKILSTGGTYKHLQDNGIEVTEVKDVTGFPEILDGRVKSLHPAIHGGIMARRSDENHMATIAEHGINPIDIVIVNLYPFFEKMNTGLSEAEMIEFIDIGGPSMLRSSAKNFYDVTVVTDVNDYEVVMNEIRENGSTSVETRKLCAGKVFNLTSAYDAAISTYILGEDFPQFLESSYEKVMDLRYGENPHQKAAYYVDKTKNGAMKDFEYLQGKELSFNNIRDMDLAYKVVSEFEETTCCAVKHSTPCGVAIGENLLEAYEKAYECDPMSIFGGIIAFNKEVDGKTAVELNKIFLEIVIAPSFTEEALEIFKQKKNVRIIKVKNPVSDKVTYVKVDGGLIVQSTDNQFSTDLKVVTDVQPTDRQMTDLVFAQKIVKWVKSNAIVVATNGQAYGIGGGQTNRIWAAQQAISRAKEKVEEDLVLASDAFFPFRDVADFAAENGIKAIIQPGGSIKDQESIDACNEKNIPMVFTGMRHFMH; from the coding sequence ATGCAAAAACAGGCGCTAATCAGTGTTTCGGACAAGTCGAACTTGTTAGAATTTGCAAAATTCTTGGTTGAGCAAGATTACAAAATTTTATCAACAGGAGGAACGTACAAACATTTACAAGACAATGGAATCGAAGTGACAGAAGTAAAAGATGTGACAGGTTTTCCAGAAATTTTAGATGGTCGTGTAAAGTCTTTGCATCCTGCTATTCACGGAGGTATAATGGCTCGTCGTTCAGATGAAAATCATATGGCAACAATTGCAGAGCACGGAATTAATCCAATTGATATCGTAATTGTAAACTTATATCCATTCTTCGAGAAGATGAACACAGGTCTTTCCGAAGCAGAAATGATCGAATTTATTGACATAGGAGGACCATCTATGTTGCGATCATCAGCAAAGAATTTCTATGACGTAACAGTTGTAACAGATGTAAACGATTATGAAGTGGTGATGAATGAGATTCGTGAGAATGGTTCTACTTCTGTAGAAACACGTAAATTATGTGCTGGTAAAGTGTTCAACTTAACTTCTGCTTATGATGCAGCGATTTCTACGTACATTTTAGGTGAAGACTTTCCTCAATTTTTAGAGTCTTCTTATGAAAAGGTAATGGATTTACGTTATGGTGAAAACCCACATCAAAAAGCAGCCTATTACGTTGATAAAACGAAAAATGGGGCAATGAAAGATTTCGAATATTTACAAGGAAAAGAACTTTCTTTCAATAATATTCGTGATATGGATTTAGCTTACAAAGTGGTTTCAGAATTTGAAGAAACAACATGTTGCGCCGTTAAGCACTCAACGCCTTGTGGTGTAGCAATCGGAGAGAATCTGTTAGAAGCTTACGAAAAAGCATACGAATGTGATCCAATGTCAATTTTTGGTGGAATCATCGCTTTTAACAAAGAAGTTGATGGTAAAACTGCGGTTGAATTAAACAAAATTTTCTTAGAAATAGTTATCGCACCTTCATTTACAGAAGAGGCTTTAGAGATTTTCAAACAAAAGAAAAATGTACGCATCATCAAAGTTAAAAATCCAGTTTCGGATAAAGTAACTTACGTAAAAGTTGATGGAGGTTTAATTGTTCAATCGACAGATAACCAATTTTCAACAGATCTTAAAGTGGTAACAGATGTGCAACCTACAGATCGTCAAATGACAGATTTAGTTTTTGCTCAAAAAATTGTAAAATGGGTAAAATCGAATGCAATTGTTGTTGCAACGAATGGTCAAGCTTACGGTATTGGAGGTGGTCAAACGAATCGTATTTGGGCGGCTCAGCAAGCAATTTCTCGTGCGAAAGAAAAAGTGGAAGAAGATTTAGTTTTAGCTTCTGATGCCTTTTTCCCTTTCCGTGATGTAGCTGATTTTGCTGCTGAAAACGGAATCAAAGCGATTATTCAACCAGGTGGATCAATCAAAGATCAAGAGTCAATTGATGCTTGTAATGAGAAAAACATCCCAATGGTATTTACAGGAATGAGACATTTTATGCATTAA
- the purN gene encoding phosphoribosylglycinamide formyltransferase yields the protein MKIAVFVSGGGTNLQNIIDAVEDGTLPNVEISMVMADRDCYAIERSLDKNIRTYVLDRKTFSEDAEHNLEGEDIDLIVLAGFLTILSSEFTEKWGAKMINIHPALLPKFGGKGMYGAKVHKAVLEAGEKTSGATVHYVTAGVDEGQIICQGTFEIEENDEIADLQRKVAEVESEIYIKAIKQISEA from the coding sequence ATGAAAATAGCTGTATTTGTTTCCGGAGGCGGAACAAATCTTCAAAATATTATTGATGCAGTTGAAGACGGAACCTTACCAAATGTCGAGATTTCGATGGTGATGGCAGACCGCGACTGTTATGCAATTGAACGATCGTTGGATAAAAATATCCGAACGTATGTTTTAGACCGAAAAACTTTTTCGGAAGATGCCGAACATAACTTAGAAGGAGAAGATATTGATCTAATTGTTTTGGCAGGTTTTTTAACCATTTTATCTTCAGAATTTACAGAGAAATGGGGTGCTAAAATGATAAATATACATCCGGCATTGTTACCAAAATTTGGAGGTAAAGGAATGTATGGCGCAAAAGTTCACAAAGCAGTTTTAGAAGCTGGTGAAAAAACTTCGGGAGCAACAGTGCATTATGTAACGGCTGGAGTAGACGAAGGGCAAATCATATGTCAAGGAACTTTTGAAATCGAAGAAAATGATGAAATAGCAGATTTGCAACGAAAAGTGGCTGAAGTAGAAAGTGAAATCTACATCAAAGCAATTAAGCAAATTAGTGAAGCATAA
- a CDS encoding FKBP-type peptidyl-prolyl cis-trans isomerase → MTIENNHVVAVNYSLHTIEANGEKVFVEQSNAKEPLAFLVGAGMMIPKFEEELKGLSAGDKKSFVISPEEGYGQRVEEAVAQLPLDMFKESGLPPVGALLPLTDDAGNQFRATVTEVTEEAVIADLNPPMAGKTLEFEVEILNVRPATEEELSHGHAHGVDGSATH, encoded by the coding sequence ATGACAATAGAAAACAACCACGTAGTAGCTGTTAACTACTCATTGCATACCATCGAAGCGAATGGTGAAAAAGTATTTGTAGAACAATCAAATGCAAAAGAACCTTTGGCTTTTTTAGTTGGAGCTGGGATGATGATTCCAAAATTTGAAGAAGAATTAAAAGGATTATCAGCAGGTGATAAAAAATCTTTTGTAATTTCTCCAGAAGAAGGGTATGGACAAAGAGTAGAAGAAGCTGTTGCTCAGTTACCTTTAGATATGTTCAAAGAGTCTGGATTACCACCAGTTGGTGCTTTATTACCATTAACAGATGATGCAGGAAATCAATTCCGTGCAACTGTTACTGAAGTTACTGAAGAAGCAGTAATTGCAGATTTAAATCCTCCAATGGCAGGAAAGACTTTAGAATTTGAAGTAGAAATTTTAAACGTTCGTCCAGCAACAGAAGAAGAATTGTCTCATGGACATGCTCACGGAGTAGACGGATCAGCAACTCACTAA